One Prosthecobacter dejongeii DNA window includes the following coding sequences:
- a CDS encoding 6-phosphofructokinase, giving the protein MISFPDSPVAVLCSGGDAPGMNAFLRAIVRLGLNRHKVPVLGIRGGYRGLVRAAKQVNGDAAELVRLKLEITANTGNRGLIDAQQSIIQMDHASVSGIMGKGGTILGSARCLDFHKPEVRRSVIQLLENLGVRALVVAGGDGSLTGARLLAEESNLKIIGVPSTIDNDLQFTEMALGVDTAVHTLVWAVDHFIDTARSHRRVMVLETMGRESGDLARMAALASGAEMVITPEGGPLTEKSMMAYAEEIEGAMTRGRGHAIVLIAEGVKFDPPQSRNGAYILRDAFQKYFQREGAPFQDLEVRPSVLGHLQRGGHTTPGDCILAARFAEEAWKAILDPNAGNGITALQHNKATMVPFGCADLPERALSSVAMDRLHDDLSSW; this is encoded by the coding sequence ATGATTTCTTTTCCAGACAGCCCGGTCGCCGTGCTTTGCAGCGGTGGCGACGCCCCCGGTATGAATGCCTTCCTGCGCGCTATCGTGCGTCTGGGGCTCAATCGGCATAAAGTGCCAGTTTTGGGCATTCGGGGGGGCTACCGAGGTCTGGTGCGTGCCGCGAAGCAGGTGAATGGAGACGCCGCAGAACTGGTGCGGTTGAAATTAGAGATCACTGCCAACACGGGCAATCGCGGTTTGATCGATGCCCAGCAGAGCATCATTCAGATGGATCACGCCAGTGTCAGTGGGATCATGGGCAAAGGGGGAACGATTTTAGGTTCGGCGCGTTGCTTAGATTTTCATAAGCCCGAAGTTCGCCGGAGTGTCATTCAGCTCTTGGAAAACCTGGGTGTGCGCGCTTTGGTGGTGGCGGGTGGGGATGGGTCACTCACGGGTGCTCGCCTTTTGGCTGAAGAGAGCAACCTCAAGATCATCGGAGTACCTTCCACGATTGATAACGATCTGCAATTCACAGAGATGGCTCTGGGCGTGGATACGGCTGTGCATACGCTGGTGTGGGCCGTGGACCATTTCATTGACACTGCGCGCAGCCACCGTCGAGTGATGGTACTGGAGACGATGGGGCGCGAAAGTGGTGACCTTGCCCGCATGGCAGCCCTGGCCTCGGGTGCGGAGATGGTCATCACGCCGGAAGGCGGACCGCTGACAGAAAAGTCCATGATGGCCTACGCAGAGGAGATCGAAGGGGCGATGACTCGCGGTCGTGGCCACGCCATCGTGCTCATAGCTGAAGGGGTGAAATTTGACCCGCCGCAGTCGCGCAATGGGGCCTACATTTTGCGGGATGCATTTCAGAAGTACTTTCAGCGTGAAGGGGCTCCGTTCCAGGATCTGGAAGTGCGCCCCTCCGTGCTTGGGCATCTTCAGCGCGGTGGTCACACCACGCCGGGAGATTGCATCTTGGCGGCTCGTTTCGCGGAAGAAGCCTGGAAAGCGATCTTGGATCCGAATGCTGGCAATGGCATCACAGCGCTGCAGCATAACAAAGCCACAATGGTACCCTTTGGCTGTGCTGATTTGCCCGAGCGCGCGCTATCTTCCGTTGCGATGGATCGTTTGCATGATGATTTGAGCTCCTGGTAA
- a CDS encoding TIM barrel protein, whose amino-acid sequence MNRRSFFRSSTALAAASAGAALAPRASAAVIDKAAADPAYKIKNSGIKHTLMGWCWKPMDTLVLAQHAKDIGLVGIEGIDKKYYPDVKKLGLGISLVGSHGFAKGPCNPENRDFVIKSLTEGIDLAADVGCKKVITFTGMKFEGMDRGKAIQDCLDTWKAVLPHAEKKGITLVLEHLNSRDSSHPMKGHPGYFGDDVDFCVDLIKQVGSPNFKLLFDIYHVSIMNGDVIRRMREHKEYIGHLHTAGNPGRCELDENQEINYPAIMKAALEIGYHDYVAHEFIPTWDDPILALRHACMVCDV is encoded by the coding sequence ATGAACCGCCGCTCCTTTTTCCGTTCGTCCACCGCCCTGGCCGCCGCCTCCGCTGGGGCTGCCCTCGCTCCCCGTGCCTCCGCCGCCGTCATTGACAAAGCAGCGGCAGATCCCGCCTACAAGATCAAGAACAGCGGCATCAAACACACCCTCATGGGGTGGTGCTGGAAGCCGATGGACACGCTCGTTTTAGCCCAGCATGCCAAGGACATCGGGCTGGTGGGCATTGAGGGCATCGATAAAAAATATTACCCCGATGTGAAGAAGCTGGGACTGGGCATCAGCCTCGTGGGCTCGCATGGTTTTGCCAAAGGCCCCTGCAATCCAGAGAACCGCGACTTCGTCATCAAGAGCCTCACCGAAGGCATTGATCTGGCCGCCGATGTGGGCTGCAAAAAGGTCATCACCTTTACCGGCATGAAGTTTGAAGGCATGGATCGCGGCAAGGCCATCCAAGACTGCCTAGACACCTGGAAGGCCGTGCTGCCGCATGCCGAAAAGAAGGGCATCACGCTGGTGCTGGAGCACCTGAACAGCCGAGATAGCAGCCATCCCATGAAAGGCCACCCCGGCTACTTCGGCGACGACGTGGACTTCTGCGTGGACCTCATCAAGCAGGTCGGCAGCCCGAACTTCAAGCTGCTGTTCGACATCTACCACGTCAGCATCATGAATGGCGATGTCATCCGCCGCATGCGCGAGCACAAGGAGTACATCGGCCACCTGCACACCGCAGGCAATCCAGGCCGCTGCGAGCTGGACGAGAACCAGGAGATCAACTACCCCGCCATCATGAAAGCCGCCCTCGAGATCGGCTACCACGACTACGTCGCTCATGAGTTCATCCCCACCTGGGACGATCCCATCTTGGCGCTAAGGCATGCCTGCATGGTGTGTGATGTTTGA
- the dnaG gene encoding DNA primase produces the protein MPRIPEETLQQVLAATDIVDVVGRSVKLRRAGTNWVGLCPFHNEKSPSFNVRPSTNSYHCFGCGAGGNAFRFVMEHDGLTFMEAVKRLAEQAGIRIEEEVWDANAEAAAKLRSSLIRVHQEIATWYHQLLMKHPMADAARQYLKSRGISAEVAKRWKLGYAPPNTQPLREWAMKNKIGSGLLIEGGILATSEERGDAYPRFRHRLMFPICNDNGEVIAFSGRVLEADAKVAKYLNSPETPLFSKSKVLFGFDKSKRGISKAGQAIVCEGQIDTLMVYEAGFQNVVAGQGTAFTEFHAKALKRQADEIVLCYDSDNAGYKAAERAFQALAPYGLIVKVAMLPKGEDPDSYIRKEGVEAFGELVKHAKDFVDYQLASVGSRRDLTEMRERIKFAEEMAENVKLFDTPIAKQTTIQRVANSLGISEEIMRKLVTKAEKGSSSRSKKEAGPTTERAGEKLLASQDATALMLCRLALSDPEILLWLREHGEQKVLHELVGTELLSRVWLGDFEPANPDSFNTFLFTLDRDEEAALTQVQHMAPPPGKLVDAQHALQILSLKCLKQQHQRLQTQLKHPNLDPQDVADLQRESLDLYRELTELQKIVAAAARAPV, from the coding sequence ATGCCTCGCATCCCGGAAGAAACCTTGCAGCAAGTGCTCGCCGCCACGGACATCGTGGACGTGGTGGGGCGCTCCGTAAAGCTGCGCCGGGCCGGGACAAACTGGGTGGGCCTGTGCCCCTTTCACAACGAAAAGTCCCCTTCCTTCAACGTTCGCCCTTCCACCAATTCCTACCATTGCTTCGGCTGCGGTGCTGGCGGCAATGCCTTCCGCTTTGTCATGGAGCACGACGGCCTCACCTTCATGGAGGCGGTCAAGCGCTTGGCGGAGCAGGCCGGCATCCGCATCGAGGAAGAAGTCTGGGACGCCAATGCCGAAGCTGCGGCCAAGCTGCGCAGCTCCCTCATCCGCGTGCATCAGGAGATCGCCACCTGGTACCACCAGCTCCTGATGAAACACCCCATGGCCGATGCCGCCCGGCAATACCTGAAAAGCCGTGGCATCAGTGCTGAGGTGGCCAAACGCTGGAAGCTCGGCTATGCCCCACCCAATACCCAACCCCTGCGGGAATGGGCCATGAAAAACAAGATCGGCTCCGGCCTGCTCATTGAGGGAGGCATCCTGGCTACCAGTGAAGAACGCGGCGATGCCTACCCACGTTTCCGCCACCGCTTGATGTTTCCCATCTGCAATGACAATGGCGAGGTCATCGCCTTCAGCGGACGCGTCCTGGAGGCCGATGCCAAAGTGGCGAAGTATCTGAACTCGCCCGAGACCCCGCTGTTCAGCAAGAGCAAAGTCCTCTTTGGCTTCGACAAATCGAAGCGCGGCATTTCCAAGGCAGGCCAGGCCATCGTCTGTGAAGGCCAGATTGACACCCTCATGGTCTATGAGGCTGGCTTTCAAAACGTGGTCGCAGGCCAGGGCACCGCCTTCACAGAATTCCACGCCAAAGCCCTGAAACGTCAGGCCGATGAAATTGTGCTCTGTTATGACTCGGACAACGCTGGCTACAAGGCTGCCGAGCGCGCCTTCCAGGCCCTGGCCCCCTATGGCCTCATTGTCAAAGTAGCCATGTTGCCCAAGGGTGAAGACCCGGACTCTTACATCCGCAAAGAAGGCGTGGAAGCCTTTGGCGAACTCGTCAAACACGCCAAAGATTTTGTGGACTACCAGCTCGCCAGCGTCGGCTCCCGCCGCGACCTGACGGAGATGCGGGAGCGCATTAAGTTCGCTGAAGAAATGGCGGAAAACGTTAAGCTCTTCGACACGCCCATCGCCAAGCAGACCACCATCCAGCGCGTGGCCAACAGCCTGGGCATCTCCGAGGAAATCATGCGCAAGCTGGTGACCAAGGCCGAAAAAGGCAGCAGCAGCCGCAGCAAAAAAGAGGCTGGCCCCACCACCGAACGCGCCGGGGAAAAACTCCTGGCCAGTCAGGATGCCACCGCACTCATGCTGTGCCGTCTGGCGCTTTCAGATCCTGAAATATTGCTCTGGCTGCGCGAGCATGGCGAACAAAAGGTACTGCACGAGCTCGTCGGCACGGAGCTTTTATCACGCGTCTGGTTAGGCGACTTCGAACCTGCCAACCCAGACTCTTTCAATACCTTCCTTTTCACTTTAGACCGAGACGAGGAGGCCGCACTAACCCAAGTGCAACACATGGCCCCACCTCCAGGAAAGCTGGTGGATGCCCAGCACGCCCTCCAGATCTTGTCTCTAAAATGCCTCAAGCAACAACACCAGCGCCTGCAAACTCAGCTCAAGCATCCTAACCTAGACCCCCAGGATGTCGCCGATCTCCAGCGCGAAAGTTTGGATCTCTACCGTGAGCTGACCGAGTTACAAAAAATCGTAGCAGCCGCAGCGAGAGCTCCCGTTTAG
- a CDS encoding MFS transporter, whose amino-acid sequence MPLNARLFIWFRLLFNCRFYYPIFTVLFLDLGLSIAEFAALNVVWAIIIVLLEVPSGALADQFGRRPLIIAAGWLMVAEMGVLCLMPVGNHDVVLWLFVVNRILSGAAEAAASGADEALTYDSLPEAERPVLWPKVMAQLSRAMALGFIVSSVSGGLLYDHGKVSTVLAWLGLGEVPRAWTMKIPLGLNFLTGIACLGVTLRMTEPAAAIVARTGGWLHEARLALARILETGRWIWRTEAAFTLILLGVVFDSIIRLFLTVSSNFYRLVGITEAWYGIIGTVASLLGLATAGLMERMSTQGSQRSNFAWLALMTLVGLLFAAYPQPGFLGVALVVPLMLAMRFLQFFLSYYLNDIVDSTRRATALSFRGLTMNLAYGGMTLLFGWHTQWLQKDLALPAEDLRIFATSLTWWPGWFLGTLALSLLWLHLRRKTRT is encoded by the coding sequence ATGCCTCTCAACGCCCGTCTTTTCATCTGGTTCCGGCTGCTGTTTAACTGCCGGTTTTATTACCCCATCTTCACCGTCCTCTTTCTGGACCTGGGGTTGAGCATTGCCGAATTCGCCGCGCTGAATGTCGTTTGGGCCATCATCATCGTCCTCCTTGAGGTGCCCTCCGGGGCCCTGGCAGACCAGTTTGGCCGTCGCCCGCTCATCATCGCCGCTGGCTGGCTGATGGTGGCGGAGATGGGCGTACTGTGCCTCATGCCCGTGGGGAATCACGATGTCGTGCTGTGGCTGTTCGTGGTGAATCGCATCCTCAGCGGGGCGGCTGAAGCGGCTGCCAGCGGGGCGGACGAAGCATTGACCTATGATTCCCTGCCCGAGGCCGAACGCCCGGTACTGTGGCCGAAGGTCATGGCCCAGCTCAGCCGTGCCATGGCCCTGGGGTTCATCGTCTCCTCCGTCAGTGGTGGCCTCCTCTATGATCATGGCAAAGTCAGCACCGTCCTGGCCTGGCTGGGCCTGGGAGAGGTTCCCCGTGCATGGACCATGAAGATCCCCCTGGGGCTGAATTTTCTCACCGGCATCGCCTGCCTGGGGGTGACCCTGCGCATGACGGAGCCCGCCGCGGCCATCGTTGCTCGCACCGGAGGCTGGCTGCATGAGGCCCGGCTGGCCTTGGCTCGCATTTTGGAAACCGGTCGCTGGATCTGGCGCACGGAGGCCGCCTTCACGCTCATCCTCCTCGGCGTCGTCTTTGACAGTATCATTCGGCTCTTCCTCACCGTCTCCAGCAACTTCTACCGTCTCGTCGGCATCACCGAGGCCTGGTATGGCATCATCGGCACGGTGGCTTCGCTGCTAGGCCTGGCCACGGCGGGGCTGATGGAGCGCATGTCCACCCAGGGTAGCCAGCGGTCGAATTTTGCATGGCTAGCGCTTATGACCCTGGTGGGTCTGCTGTTCGCCGCGTACCCGCAGCCCGGCTTCCTGGGCGTGGCCCTGGTGGTGCCCCTCATGTTGGCCATGCGCTTCCTCCAGTTCTTCCTCTCCTATTACCTCAATGACATTGTGGACTCCACCCGCCGCGCTACAGCCCTCAGCTTTCGCGGCCTTACGATGAACCTTGCCTATGGGGGGATGACGCTGCTCTTCGGCTGGCACACCCAATGGTTGCAAAAGGACCTCGCCCTGCCTGCAGAAGATTTGCGCATCTTCGCTACCAGTCTCACCTGGTGGCCCGGCTGGTTCCTCGGCACCCTAGCGCTGTCTCTTCTGTGGCTACACCTGCGCAGGAAAACACGGACATAG
- a CDS encoding sterol desaturase family protein: MSPSLKNTLVGLLILAVLFLIVERVLGKARGPLLRRGWLTDVAYFFFTPFVTRVLSKGGLILPAVLLVWCGVASAEDFRQQTYAGFGPLARQPLWLQAIEIYLLADFLAYWSHRLFHGGRWWPFHAVHHSSEDLDWLSSIRVHPVNDLVNKFFQVTPLLLLGFNPWVTLSTAPFFTLYAIFLHARVDWDFGPLRYVIATPMFHRWHHSRLREAWDKNFAGLFPFWDLLFGTFFMPRGRVPEDFGVAGGFPQDMAGQLWEPVRRLLPNQKRCDTLDADQVG, translated from the coding sequence ATGTCACCTTCACTGAAAAATACCCTGGTCGGGCTGCTCATTCTCGCCGTCCTCTTCCTCATCGTGGAGCGTGTGCTGGGCAAGGCGCGCGGGCCGCTGCTGCGCCGCGGATGGCTGACGGACGTGGCGTATTTCTTTTTCACCCCTTTTGTTACGCGGGTGCTTTCCAAAGGTGGGCTCATCCTGCCTGCCGTACTGCTGGTGTGGTGCGGGGTGGCCAGTGCAGAGGACTTTCGCCAGCAGACCTATGCGGGCTTTGGCCCCCTGGCCAGGCAGCCCTTATGGCTGCAAGCGATCGAGATCTATTTGCTGGCAGATTTCCTTGCCTACTGGAGCCATCGCCTCTTCCACGGCGGGCGCTGGTGGCCCTTCCATGCGGTGCATCATAGCTCGGAAGATCTCGATTGGCTGAGCAGTATCCGGGTGCATCCGGTGAATGATCTGGTGAACAAATTCTTCCAGGTCACGCCCCTGCTGCTACTGGGGTTCAACCCCTGGGTGACGCTTTCCACCGCGCCCTTTTTCACCCTCTATGCCATCTTCCTGCATGCACGGGTGGACTGGGATTTCGGGCCGCTGCGTTACGTCATCGCCACACCCATGTTTCATCGCTGGCATCACAGTCGCCTGCGCGAGGCCTGGGACAAAAACTTTGCGGGCCTCTTTCCCTTTTGGGATCTGCTCTTTGGCACCTTCTTCATGCCGCGTGGTCGCGTGCCGGAGGACTTCGGCGTGGCCGGAGGTTTCCCGCAGGACATGGCGGGTCAGCTTTGGGAACCGGTGCGTCGGCTTTTGCCTAACCAAAAGCGGTGTGATACACTGGATGCGGATCAGGTGGGATGA
- a CDS encoding lipid-binding SYLF domain-containing protein, protein MKNTLLPLAAAFTLLTPIVTMAGPKEDEQVRQAAAVMTRFKTIPETEIPQHVLRNAKGLAIVTMTKGGFMWSGKVGQGVVVARNGRSWSGPSFIGTGGVGFGPQIGGQVTEFIFVLNTPEAVRAFSNDANVQLGGALSVAAGPVGRSAEAGVTPNAAVYAYSRSQGLFAGISLEGTVIATKKKANERYYNRQVEASTILAGKVRAPASASQLRNTL, encoded by the coding sequence ATGAAAAACACACTCCTTCCTCTTGCTGCTGCCTTCACATTGCTGACTCCGATAGTGACGATGGCAGGTCCCAAAGAAGACGAACAGGTGCGCCAAGCGGCCGCAGTAATGACCCGCTTCAAGACGATTCCTGAAACCGAAATTCCTCAGCATGTGCTGCGCAATGCCAAAGGTCTGGCCATCGTGACCATGACCAAAGGTGGCTTCATGTGGTCGGGTAAAGTGGGCCAGGGCGTCGTCGTGGCCCGCAATGGCCGTAGCTGGTCTGGCCCCTCCTTCATCGGCACGGGTGGTGTCGGCTTTGGTCCCCAGATCGGTGGTCAGGTCACCGAGTTCATCTTCGTGCTGAACACGCCTGAAGCTGTGCGCGCTTTCTCGAATGATGCCAACGTCCAGCTCGGCGGTGCTCTCAGTGTGGCCGCAGGTCCCGTGGGCCGTAGCGCCGAGGCGGGCGTGACGCCCAATGCAGCCGTCTATGCTTATAGCCGTAGCCAGGGCCTCTTTGCTGGTATCTCCTTGGAAGGGACGGTGATCGCGACGAAGAAGAAAGCCAACGAGCGCTACTATAATCGTCAGGTTGAGGCCTCCACCATTTTGGCCGGCAAAGTGCGTGCCCCAGCAAGCGCCAGCCAGTTGCGCAACACGCTGTAA